A window of [Clostridium] innocuum genomic DNA:
TGTAAAGCTGCTGTTCTCCAACTGGAGACGGCAGTTTTTTTACGGTTATACTTCTATAAGGAGAATGGCTGCGGACGGACGCGGCTATTGGTATGAAGGAAGATCGGCGGGGAATACTGAAACAGATACGATATACAGGATTCTACGATATATATACGATGAAACAAATATGTATGCATAACATAGATGATTGTATGCAATATAAAAACAATGTGAATAAAATGTATCCAAATTGTAGAAAAACACTCTTTTCGAACGGTGATATTCATAGTACAATACAGATAAGGATACAGGAGGAAATTGTATGGATATTTCAAATATTTATGATGCCAAGGAAGTATTGAAGGATGTTATTTCCAAAACACCGCTGGTGCATGCGGATAAGCTGCATGAAAATCTGTGGATCAAGGCGGAAAATCTGCAGGGAACCGGTGCCTTTAAGCTGCGTGGAGCTTACCATAAGCTGCATTCTCTGACACAAAAGGAGCGCGAGAAGGGCGTGATAGCCGCAAGTGCCGGAAACCATGCACAGGGAGTCGCTTATTCCTGCATGAAGATGGGAATCAAGGGAACAATCGTTATGCCGAAAACCGCTCCGCTGTCTAAAATTGAAGCAACGCGAAGCTATGGTGTTGCGGTGGAACTGCAGGGAGATACCTTTAATGATGCCTATGAGTATGCGAAGAATCTGCAGGAAATCACAGGCGCAGTATTCGTGGAGCCCTTTGATGATGAATATGTCATTGCCGGACAGGGTACGATCGGTCTGGAAATTCTGGATAAGCTCAGTGATGTGGATACGGTAATCGTACCGATTGGCGGGGGCGGTCTGATCAGCGGGATTGCCGTTGCAATCAAGGCAATGCGTCCCAGCTGCCGTATTATCGGCGTTCAGTCCGAGCATGCGCCGAGCATGAAGCAGTCGCTGGAAAAGAAGGAGATTATCAAGCTGCAGAATGTAAGTACGATCGCGGACGGAATCGCTGTAAAAACTCCGGGAAAGCTGACCTATGAGCTGTGCAGCAAGTACGTGGATGAGGTGGTAACCGTCAGTGAGGAGGAAATTGCGGCTGCCATACTGACACTGCTAGAGAAAATGAAGATGGTCGCTGAGGGAGCCGGAGCCACCAGTGTTGCGGCGGCGATGTTCGGTAAGGTGGATCTGAAGCATCACAAATGCGTTGCAGTCCTTTCCGGAGGAAATATCGATGTCAATCTGCTGTCTAAAATAATCGACCTCGGCTTGATGAAGACCGGACGCAAGGCAGTCATCAATATGAACGTTATGGATAAGCCGGGGAATCTGTCCCGTATGATTGAGCTGATATCCAGAACCGGAGCCAATATCATTTCTGTAAATCATAACCGTATTCAGAATGCCATGCTGTTTAATCAGTGCAGAGTCGGCGTTATTATTGAA
This region includes:
- a CDS encoding threonine ammonia-lyase; this encodes MDISNIYDAKEVLKDVISKTPLVHADKLHENLWIKAENLQGTGAFKLRGAYHKLHSLTQKEREKGVIAASAGNHAQGVAYSCMKMGIKGTIVMPKTAPLSKIEATRSYGVAVELQGDTFNDAYEYAKNLQEITGAVFVEPFDDEYVIAGQGTIGLEILDKLSDVDTVIVPIGGGGLISGIAVAIKAMRPSCRIIGVQSEHAPSMKQSLEKKEIIKLQNVSTIADGIAVKTPGKLTYELCSKYVDEVVTVSEEEIAAAILTLLEKMKMVAEGAGATSVAAAMFGKVDLKHHKCVAVLSGGNIDVNLLSKIIDLGLMKTGRKAVINMNVMDKPGNLSRMIELISRTGANIISVNHNRIQNAMLFNQCRVGVIIETNDNKHIADVLAILKNNGYDPHLVEHV